The DNA region CTTTGACCTAATCTCAGAATATTGTCTAATTGAACTTTCCAGAGCCAGTCTAATGGATCTCAGCACTATAGAGCGAGGGATAAATATTCCGGAGATCAAGATCGTCACCGTGGGGACTACAAGGATAAAAGCACTAGGAGCTACAGAAGAAATGATGATAATGAGGATTACAGCCGTTCCAGGAGCAATAAATTTGACAGGTCATTTTAGAAAGAGTGTTTGTATGCATAAGCTTTTAGATCTTTCCATTCGTTTAATGGTTCTCTTTTTTGGGGGTGGTGGATAAAGTCTGTTCATTTAAATTGTTTGGTCATACTTCCCTCTTGGTGCATTCTGCTCTGTTCAATTTTTAAATGCTACAAGTACATGCAATGGGAAGAATTTATAATTAGTGAATTGGGTAATTCATAGGATTTGTTGTTTTTGGAAACACACAAATTAATCTAAATAGTGCTTCTGGAATCAGATAAACAGTTGGCTTCAGGAAATCAAGGCAATCCAATTGGCTTTCAGCTGGAAGTCTTTGTACAGTTATTATTTTGCTCAATGCAAGATAATTCTTTGTTTGGTTTCACcaataaaaagaatatttcttTTATTGATTTCCTTAACTTTTatacaattatttttataagtaaAGGTTTAAGAGTTCTATCAATGGGCAAATCTAGCACTAAGGCAGTTCCGGACACTAAAATAGGATGTCCCAAGTACAAAATCTGTTCAACTTTGTAACAAGCTAAATGAATCTATTGTAGTGTCCTCTTCATATGCATATTTAAATTCATTGAAAAGCTAACTAACTAAGCATCGATGTTTGAAGACAAACAGCTGTAGCTCTTCATCTTTGATTCCTTTCTTTCTACACCACCCAACACACAGATGCAGGTGTGCTTCTCCATAATCTGCCGTAACACCCAAGGAGTGCCTTGACATTATTTGGCATCACATATTTCCCCCCAAAACGTGTTCAAAATAAGGTTCCACAACTTTGAAGTGGGGAAAGTGccaatagaaagaaaaaagaagacgCTTATCGTTTCCTATCTCTTTGTACTTCTCATGGCAACAACTACTTGGTTGTTTATTACTGTATTAAAGCATTAAAGAAAACACAAAGCCAAATTATTCCTGTAAACCTTTTGCCTGATGATCGATCATAGATATAGCTTACATGATTGTTTTTACAAATAAAAGTAATACATTGGATAAATGATTATCATGGTTATTTGGTCATTTGGTTATTATTGTGATTTTATAGGCGCCAGGGTCATGGAGGTAGAGACAAGGGTGAGACCCGCAAATCGCGTTCTAGGTCAAAGGACCGGTCTCATGGCAAAGCTAGATCAAGATCAAGTTCTCCTTTACCCCCAAAGaggttttcttataatttttttgttaacaATATGAATTTCCATGTTGATAACTAATATGTTGTACTCATAGGTTTCCTTTTCACAAAATATGGCAAGATTTCTATTAGTCACATTATTATGTGGTTTCTCTTTAAAACGTTTGCAAAGTTTTGCTTATATTAAGAGAATTTATGTCTTTCTCAATGCTCTATTTCATTTTTCTGTGAGGGATTCTTTTGTTTTCGTGAATATattttactcaaaatcataGAGAAAATCCTTGATTCACTCATTTGTATCCTTCGAGGCATCCACTAAATTgatttggcatgatctatgtttACTTTTCGACAGCAAGCGGACAAGTGGCTTTGATATGGCTCCACCAGTTGCAACATCTTTTTCTAGTGGGGCAGGTTAGCATTTGGAACCTCAACTGCACATATAATTATAGCTCTCTCCTCCCTAAAATGATTTCAGTCCTGTATTTAGAGATTTATGGTTTTGTTCAATAGGATAAGCTTTAATTTGATTTCATGATGATAATTTCTACATGAACTGAGAGAtcattgttgtgttgtttgCTGTTGTGTTGGTTCCTTGTTTGTGATTTTGTTACATATGGCTAAGAAGGCAATATTGGACTTTATGTCCCACCATGCTATTCATGGGCGTGAGGACTGTAGATTTAATTCAAGGAGGAATCAGTGCTTCAGTTAGCTGGAACTTttccatcatcaacaacaactgTTGTAATTTGGTAGACTCGCAATTGTTATCCGGGAACCTGCAGTGGTGGAATATAATACTTGTTTTATTATCTGAATGGTATACAATATCTAGGTAAGAAATAGGTGCTTTTCCCTTTTATGCTCTTTCTTCTGGTAAATAATTTCTACCATGATCCCTTTGTCTCTGAGgctaatttttattaaaaatgttTTAGGTAATCTGTTGAATTTCAGCATTTAAATCTGTCATTTGTCAGTTGCGACACAAAATTTCTCAGATTTTACATTTTGATTTTCATCAGTGTTGATTCCCTATTGACTTATTCCTCATTATGTAGAACAAGTTCTGGGTTCGTCCAATGCCTATCCATCAATTCCGGGAATGTTACAAAATGTTTTTCCAACTGATGCAACTCAGGTAcgactattttaatttatatgattgtttcttatatttatttgtGCTTCCTCAAATGTAAGTTTTCCCAATGTATCCATTTAATTATTTCTCTGAATAAGGCGTCTTTATCAGGTTAATGCGTTAGGTTCATTCCCTTTCCTGCCAGTCCAAGCCATGAGTCAGCAAGTAACTATATTCTTCTGAAGCTCAATTCTCTTCTGTTTTGGAGCAAGTGattcacttttttattttacctcATAGGCTACAAGGCATGCACGACGAGTCTATGTTGGTGGACTTCCACCTCTGGCTAATGAACAGGTATGGAGATATTGGTATAATGGTCCATTTCCATCATCTTtcatccatattgtcctgactGCTCCCTGAAATGGTTGTCATGACTTAATGGCACATGTTATACGTTACCATCTTGCACGTTGTAGAGGCTGAATTATATTACATGGATATTAAAATTGGTAACGGTTCTTCATGTCATGAGTTTGAACCTTGCGACAGACCAAAAGTCTGGTATTTAGAAGGGTTAGGGTGCATGCCCATTATCCATGGAGATTCGAACTGTgcgtattattagaaaaaaGAACGGTGATGGCTCTTAGGGATCGTTTTATGGTAAAAAGGGTGAGAAAATGGTGAAAGCAGAGGCTCATTTTAGGGTTTGGAGGCAGGTATAGATTTTAACTGGAGGAGGAAATGTTTTGCAAAGAGCTCCCTAGCAATAAGCATATCACTTACGATGTTGATCTTTTTATAAATTAGGGCATAGCCTTGTGCTCCTGCTAATTTGGGATTGAGAGGCATGTCCCTATGAAAATTCTCCAAGTGCTGGAATTGTCCCATTATAACAAGCTGACATTTAACTCAACTATAAGACTATAACGAGGCCAAATGTGTCCCTTACGCATACTTGTAAGTGTGAGTCGACACTGAAATGCTCCAAGTCTCAAGTGTGCTATCCTATGTAAGAAAAATGTTCTGTATGGTAGTGTGTTAGTGCAGGACTCTTGTCATATCAAATTTtgcttctcttgggatttcttatTTCTTCTGCTTTTGCTGCATCTGAAACAGACCATCTCCGCATTTTTTAGTCATGTCATGATTGCAGTTGGTGGAAATTCTGCTGGCCCAGGTGCattcaaattttgaaagtgATACCTTCATACGTTTCCACTGTTACACCCCTCATGAGTTTAAACTTTTTCTGAATCTCAGGTGATGCAGTTGTCAATGTGTACATTAATCATGAAAAGAAGTTTGCATTTGTGGAGATGAGAACAGTTGAAGAAGCCAGTAATGCAATGGCATTAGATGGAGTTGTTTTTGAGGCATGTTAAACTACGACCTTTTCTCTATTATGTATTAGTTTCGGGGTTCATCTAGTATTCTCTGTTTTGGCTCAATGAGAAGTGACTTAAAGTTCTAacacttattatttttattttctaatttgAGGGTAAGGGATTCGGTGGTGGTTTGGTAGCGTGAAGAAAGAGCAAAGGAGACCCAAGGGACTTAAGATAATTTTTATATCTATGGCTGGAAAGATATGTCATAACTTATTAATTGAAAAAAACTATTCACTTTTTAttgttcttcctcttttttcttttgttctgtTTGTGGGGTTTTTCGTTACAATACATGAGATGGAAACACAGTTTTTCGTTATAATACATGACATGGAAACAAAgtcccaattcttcatgaatagAACCGTATGTGTAATTCTGTATAATGAGATCCATCTATGCCCTATAGTGCTCAATAATTCGGGGATCttcataaatcatctcattgAGGTTAATTGGAGATGCTGACTGGTTTTGATTGATGATGCAACTCTCATCATGTTGTGAGTAATAGAAAGCGCTTCAAAtactctttattttcttattcaaATGAAAGCACTTCTAATGCTGAAAATTTCCCCCCTCTTTTTTCTGAACATGTTTAAGGAGAAAGAGTTtggaaaataacttttgacTTTAAAAGAAATTTCTTTGTTCTGCGTGATATTTCAAGAGGAATAGATTGGAAGACACTTTTTGGCTTAAACTTCACAATTTGCTTATGAGCATTAGTTCTCCATAATAGCAGTACCTGTTCCGTTGAACATATTCTCTGCAGACAAAtgaaaaatcttcaaaatattcTTCCCCATTGACAATcacatatataaatgaatgtacTTTGTTGTTTGCTAAACTGTGAGCCTGTGTCTCTAGTTCTTTGTTTCGCCAGGTGCATTTCTTAGTCTAACTATTTGTATTGTCTATGCTTTACTGTAAACAGGGAGTTTCCGTCAGGATTCGAAGGCCTACTGATTACAATCCTTCTTTGGCTGCTGCACTTGGTCCTGGCCATCCAAGCCCTCACCTTAACTTAACTGCTGCTGGACTCACGCCTGGGTAAGTGGAAGTTGTCTATTTTCCTTCATTGCTGTTGCTGCAGAAATTCGTGCCCTGTTTTAAGGTGGCCTAATTTTGCTTGATTGGTAttagaaaggtaagttctatagaacaattatacaacaacaacatatccagtgtaatcccaccTATAGAACAATTATAAGGCCAACAGTGTTGCTAAGATGCATGTGCCGTCATACAAGATTGGAAATGATCATATCCGGTAGAAAATTCAAGTAGGATACATCGTGAATAAAATCAGAGAAGGTCGCTTGAAATGATTTGGTCATATCGCCCGTCAACCTTCTGATGCACTGGTCTATAGGTGCAAAACCATGGTGAATAAATGTGTAAAAAGAGGACGACGTAGTCCTAAAATCACATGAACAGAAGTTGTCTTGAAAGACCTACAACCTTTTGGATTTGAACTCATTTTTTGACCTTCTCACCTCTGAAACTCGACAAAGCTGGCAGCATTTCTTTCAATGCTACGCAGACCTAGAGGAAGAGTataatggaagaaaaagatTTATATACACGATACCTATTTGCTGggactttttttttatgttaatacGTTTACTTTAGTAAGTCTTATGTTTTTTAGGAGTCTTTTAGTCCTATCGTAGATTTATATGCCAGTGGAAAGTATAAA from Lycium ferocissimum isolate CSIRO_LF1 chromosome 2, AGI_CSIRO_Lferr_CH_V1, whole genome shotgun sequence includes:
- the LOC132045441 gene encoding splicing factor U2af large subunit A-like isoform X1, which translates into the protein MPRYETKNDDRRRSSPYSYKDRKLNHHESQSNGSQHYRARDKYSGDQDRHRGDYKDKSTRSYRRNDDNEDYSRSRSNKFDRRQGHGGRDKGETRKSRSRSKDRSHGKARSRSSSPLPPKSKRTSGFDMAPPVATSFSSGAEQVLGSSNAYPSIPGMLQNVFPTDATQVNALGSFPFLPVQAMSQQATRHARRVYVGGLPPLANEQTISAFFSHVMIAVGGNSAGPGDAVVNVYINHEKKFAFVEMRTVEEASNAMALDGVVFEAFSVRIRRPTDYNPSLAAALGPGHPSPHLNLTAAGLTPGATGGAEEPDRIFVGGLPYLFTEVQIKELLESFGLLRRFEVVKDRETGNSKGYGFCTYQDPLVTDIACAALNGLKMGDKTLTVRRATSSSGQVKSEQECILAQARQHIAMQKMAFEASGMTIPGTEIGPVVTAEIPTKVLCLTEVISPQELFDDVEYGEILEDMKEEGQKFGDLIDVVIPRPEPDQQMIEGHGKVFLEYSDTVGCTTAKAALGGRKFGGNTVVAIYYPEDKYYDKDYSA
- the LOC132045441 gene encoding splicing factor U2af large subunit A-like isoform X2, which codes for MPRYETKNDDRRRSSPYSYKDRKLNHHESQSNGSQHYRARDKYSGDQDRHRGDYKDKSTRSYRRNDDNEDYSRSRSNKFDRRQGHGGRDKGETRKSRSRSKDRSHGKARSRSSSPLPPKSKRTSGFDMAPPVATSFSSGAEQVLGSSNAYPSIPGMLQNVFPTDATQVNALGSFPFLPVQAMSQQATRHARRVYVGGLPPLANEQTISAFFSHVMIAVGGNSAGPGDAVVNVYINHEKKFAFVEMRTVEEASNAMALDGVVFEAFSVRIRRPTDYNPSLAAALGPGHPSPHLNLTAAGLTPGATGGAEEPDRIFVGGLPYLFTEVQIKELLESFGLLRRFEVVKDRETGNSKGYGFCTYQDPLVTDIACAALNGLKMGDKTLTVRRATSSGQVKSEQECILAQARQHIAMQKMAFEASGMTIPGTEIGPVVTAEIPTKVLCLTEVISPQELFDDVEYGEILEDMKEEGQKFGDLIDVVIPRPEPDQQMIEGHGKVFLEYSDTVGCTTAKAALGGRKFGGNTVVAIYYPEDKYYDKDYSA